CTTCTTAAGAAACATTCTTTTCTCCTTCAGAAGTGAAAAAATTTGGTGACATTTGGAACCAACCTCTGTTATCTGCTTCATCTTCCTTGGAACTCAAGGCATTGAGCAAATCAGAAGATTCCAAGGATGAGTACCTCGCCGATGCAAATTCAGTCTCTGTCAAGACACTGGAGAAGCAAGGATCACTATCTAGAATTCAAGTGCAAGTTCCTAACAAAATTGAAGATTTTGGTGACATCATAGCAGTTGTGGAAACTTGTATGATTGAGAGAAGTGTGTATAAGCtcacatttttattttcattccaGTTCATATTATTGATCTTGGTTTTTTTACTTTTCGACTCGCGGTTATCAGTTGATTCTGCCGTCGTTGCTCCGACATGAATCCGAGGAGTTACCTTCATTGTGTGCATTCTCAGAAGATTCTATGTTTGAATCTCACATTCCAGTATCATTATGTATGCTAATCTCATTTTGCTTACTGCTATAAACTATTCTTTGAATATCAAGTGTTTTTCTTTTCAGAACTTCGAATTTGTGCTGGAATAAATGCTTAACAGTTAACAACATAAAAGGGATTGTGAAAGAACTACATTGACATGAAAAAAATTGAGCTACTTCAAATGAAATAAGTTTTCAcaagtttttcattttttttttcttatatttttaactTTGTACATTCAAATATGATGATGGAAACAAATTAAGTTACTTCCAAGAGGTTTCCATTTCTTTGCCTATAGTTTGGTTTATGTCTTGGAAATTACGAAAATAGGCTTAAATATCATCCATAAGAGTATAAGACATTTTTGTCCTATTCCTCTAATTTGAAAGTACAAAAGTTATGGTATTAATAATTAGGATAAATTTGAATGGACAAAAATtgacaataaaaattatttcaagTTGAGAATTGTTTATTTTTGTCTTCATCCTTTTTATAGACATTTTTATCCGCAAAATTTGAGTGGATATTAATCATCaaatagtaagaagaagaaCAAGTCTAGGATAAACCCTTcatgtaattttattttttcctcctactttttgttttcttccttttattgtctttatttttaaatattaatgtgAAAATAAGAATGCCATTCAGGCACTAGAGAATTTAAAATGAAGTTAAACAAAGTTTAATTAGGCACTAATACAAAAAAAGGGGGCCACAAGTAAATAATCCACAAAGAAAGTGATAATAGTTAAATGGTTATCTAATAATTTGTAACAACGAAAAAGGTATTGTCAAATTGCATTTAAGCATTTAGGCCTATTTGGTTGTTTTCCTTCATAATAAACTTGCTGAAAACATCATGCTTCACATGAATGAAGTAAACACATAAAGACAAAGACCTTTAGGACCCTACCAAAAAACTAAAGAAACAACCATGATGGTTCCTTATCTACTATGACTAATGGTTTCACTTGCAAGTCTCCAAAGACTTAAGACTAAGACAAAAACCAATTGGAACATCAGAATCTAATACTTTAATCTTCAGAACATTGAAACATTAAACTCACCAATGAGTAACTGAACTTTGGGAAGAAGCATAactagatgatgatgatgatgatgccaTAAATAGCTCTGATTGAAAAGTAACACCTTCTTCTTCATCCATAGTTGGAACCTCATTAAGATCAAAACTCAAAATCTTGGGACAATTCTCATTCCCATTTCCATGAGATTCATCAACAACAACACTGACTTGATGTTCTTCCTTCACTACTAATCCTGCTACTTTCTCTGTGGCAGACACAAAACATGATTTAGATTCATTGTTCACAATCTTCTGAATGTTATTTGATTTTCTTAATTTCCTTTTTGCCGAGCCATTATCCAaatccttcttcttcttcttcttctcctcagCTGTTCTTAATTCAGTtaacttcattttttttatccctttcttcttcttattaaTGCTAACAATGCTGCCATTAGAAGCCTGAGAACCCCAAACAGTTGCAAACCCCTCTTCATGACTTAATGGCTTCTTCTCTTCAATCTTCAGCTCCTTGATGCCAGAAACTGGCAACAACTCAACCTGATCAACACCAACCTTAGAGAAATCTTTGCAATCGTGCGTGAATCCGGCAGCTAAGAGCATTAGTTCATTGGCTGCTTGTTGCATCTCAATCTCATCATTGTCATATTCCAAATTGACACCAACAGAACCTGATTTTTCACCAAAAGATATACTTCTTCTGCTTCTCTTGGCTGTCACAGACCAACCCTTCAAAAGGGTAAGCGAAAGTTTGGAACTTTTTGAGTCCTTTGTTGGTCCTTGTTTAGCATCATCACAAACTAATTTCTTGGTGCTTAAGGCATGAACCCTCATGTGTCCAGCTAGAGCTTTACATGAACCAAATGATTTATAGCACAAAAGGCACACATTATGATCAAGATCGTGCTCATTCTTCCTGATCTTCTTGTTGTTATGAGCTTCTTCTTCTGTTGTGTTTGTGACCTTGAACTTGATGCATAACTTCTTGTTGCTATGCTTGAATTGATCATCATCAAAAGGGTTGTTTTGGTAATTGTCATCTTGTTGATGATGACCCTTTTGTGGGTGTGACTCTTGGTCTTCTTCCATgaaagaatttagctaagaaaacaaaaaagaaactaATTTTATTGGTTTTTTTGGGGTGATCGATGGAGAGAGTAAGAGAGAAAGTGAATTATTTGAACCCAAAAAGCATAAATAGATTGAAGTTAAGGAAACAGAAGAGGGTAAACTAAGAGATTGAGTTAACTTGGccaccaagaaaaaaaaaggaacaatTTCTGTTAATAGTTTGAAATTCTCTTTTGGTAATGACACAAAGAGAAGAACTTGATcttgaaattttaatttcagAGGGAAATTAAGAATGCTCGCGAACAAGAAGtaaaaagaaagtagaagaaaagaaggagaaTAGAGATAGTTACctcaaattcaaaacagaaCACGAAGGATTGCGAAAAATTGGAGagttactttatttatttattttatttatttatttggtttAATGCACAACTTgaagttattaattaattttttttatttattaaaattaaaattctcaaAAACTTTTATTAGTAATAAGTAATAactttaatatatattctaataCATGATAGTTAAACTTTTTGTTT
Above is a genomic segment from Arachis stenosperma cultivar V10309 chromosome 1, arast.V10309.gnm1.PFL2, whole genome shotgun sequence containing:
- the LOC130947272 gene encoding uncharacterized protein LOC130947272 — protein: MEKLKDEQMEHHQFFEANDPLTESIYSLQIAKEALEQEVKKFGDIWNQPLLSASSSLELKALSKSEDSKDEYLADANSVSVKTLEKQGSLSRIQVQVPNKIEDFGDIIAVVETCMIERSVYKLTFLFSFQFILLILVFLLFDSRLSVDSAVVAPT